In the genome of Buchnera aphidicola (Chaitophorus sp. 3695), one region contains:
- a CDS encoding BolA/IbaG family iron-sulfur metabolism protein, translating into MKNKIKEILNQKLKLNYIKIIQDNNYYKIIAVGDIFSEINIVNRQKIIYSPLISYIQKNKIHAISIKAYSTNEWKKINKKK; encoded by the coding sequence ATGAAAAATAAAATAAAAGAAATTCTAAACCAAAAATTAAAATTAAACTATATAAAAATTATACAAGATAATAATTATTATAAAATAATAGCAGTAGGAGATATATTTTCCGAAATTAACATAGTTAATAGACAAAAAATAATATATTCTCCTTTAATATCTTATATTCAAAAAAATAAAATACATGCAATTTCAATTAAAGCATATTCTACGAATGAATGGAAAAAAATTAATAAAAAAAAATAA
- the rplU gene encoding 50S ribosomal protein L21 — translation MYAVLMNGGKQYRVKIGQILRLEKINCKIGKVIKFNNILLVKKNEKIFLGQPILKNTVIKACVYKHGRKKKINIIKFNRRKHYKKKQGHRQNYTSVKIIHINLFKE, via the coding sequence ATGTATGCAGTACTTATGAATGGAGGAAAACAGTATAGAGTTAAAATAGGTCAAATATTAAGACTAGAAAAAATTAATTGTAAAATTGGAAAAGTTATAAAATTTAATAATATTTTACTAGTTAAAAAAAATGAAAAAATTTTTTTAGGTCAACCTATTTTAAAAAATACTGTCATAAAAGCTTGTGTTTATAAACATGGACGAAAAAAAAAAATTAATATAATTAAATTTAATCGTCGAAAACATTATAAAAAAAAACAAGGACATAGACAAAATTATACAAGTGTAAAAATTATACATATTAATTTATTTAAGGAATAA
- the rpmA gene encoding 50S ribosomal protein L27, which translates to MAQKKAGGSSRNGRDSHSKRLGIKRFGGEFVNAGSIIIKQRGTKFHSGLNTKCGRDHTIYAVKSGIVEFKKNGLYKKKIINIIEKNKIL; encoded by the coding sequence ATGGCACAGAAAAAAGCTGGAGGATCTAGTCGAAACGGACGAGATTCACATTCGAAACGATTAGGAATAAAAAGATTTGGTGGGGAATTTGTAAATGCAGGTTCAATAATCATTAAACAACGAGGAACAAAATTTCATTCAGGTTTAAATACTAAATGCGGAAGAGATCATACAATCTATGCAGTGAAATCTGGGATTGTTGAATTTAAAAAAAATGGTCTATATAAAAAAAAAATTATTAATATTATTGAAAAAAATAAAATTTTATAA
- the cgtA gene encoding Obg family GTPase CgtA — translation MKFIDQAIITLKSGNGGNGIISFKREKNNPKGGPDGGDGGDGGSIFFEANKNINTLIDYTFKKFIQAENGESGKNRNQSGKKGKHINLFVPLGTKIINYDTNEIIKEFTYHKQSFLILQGGWHGLGNYRFKSSTNRTPKKRTVGKIGKTIKIKLELSLLADVGIIGLPNVGKSTFIRSISSAKPKIGNYCFTTLQPNLGVFFTKSKKSITFADIPGIIKGASKGAGLGLKFLRHLEKCKILLHIIDLSIPCYKKIIEDIKIINKEIKLYKKDLYKKKKWLVFNKSDTLHKKDIKYKINKILKQEKNITKYFIISAIKKNGLNTLCKNLIKTI, via the coding sequence ATGAAATTTATTGATCAAGCAATTATTACATTAAAATCAGGAAACGGAGGAAATGGTATTATTAGTTTTAAACGTGAAAAAAACAATCCTAAAGGAGGTCCAGATGGAGGAGATGGAGGAGATGGAGGAAGTATATTTTTTGAAGCTAATAAAAATATAAATACACTAATTGATTATACTTTTAAAAAATTTATACAAGCAGAAAATGGAGAATCTGGAAAAAATCGTAATCAATCTGGAAAAAAAGGAAAACATATAAATCTTTTTGTACCATTAGGAACAAAAATAATTAATTATGATACGAACGAAATAATTAAAGAATTTACATATCATAAACAATCATTTTTAATTTTACAAGGAGGATGGCATGGATTAGGAAATTATCGGTTTAAATCTTCTACTAATCGTACTCCAAAAAAAAGAACTGTAGGAAAAATTGGAAAAACCATAAAAATTAAATTAGAATTATCATTACTAGCAGATGTTGGGATTATTGGTTTACCAAACGTTGGAAAATCTACTTTTATTAGAAGTATTTCTTCTGCTAAACCTAAAATAGGAAATTATTGTTTTACTACTTTACAACCTAATTTAGGAGTGTTTTTTACAAAATCAAAAAAAAGTATTACATTTGCAGATATTCCAGGAATTATAAAAGGAGCATCAAAAGGAGCAGGACTAGGATTAAAATTTTTAAGACATCTTGAAAAATGTAAAATTCTTCTTCACATAATAGATCTTTCTATACCGTGTTATAAAAAAATTATAGAAGATATAAAAATTATAAATAAAGAAATCAAACTTTATAAAAAAGATTTATATAAAAAAAAAAAATGGTTAGTTTTTAATAAATCAGACACTTTACACAAAAAAGATATTAAATATAAAATAAATAAAATTTTAAAACAAGAAAAAAATATTACAAAATATTTTATTATTTCTGCAATTAAAAAAAATGGATTAAATACTCTGTGTAAAAATTTAATTAAAACTATATAG
- the rpsI gene encoding 30S ribosomal protein S9, whose protein sequence is MEKVRNYGTGRRKSSSARVFLTLGNGNIIVNNLKLNKYFSRKTSCMLIEQPLQAVNMINKLNFYITVKGGGISGQAGAIRQGITRALIEFDSTFLKILKKLGFVTRDSRQVERKKVGFRKARRRPQFSKR, encoded by the coding sequence ATGGAAAAAGTACGAAATTATGGTACAGGTAGAAGAAAATCATCTTCTGCACGTGTTTTTTTAACACTTGGAAATGGAAATATTATTGTTAATAATTTAAAATTAAATAAATATTTTAGTCGAAAAACATCATGTATGCTTATTGAACAACCTTTACAAGCTGTAAATATGATTAACAAATTAAATTTTTATATTACTGTAAAAGGCGGAGGTATTTCTGGACAAGCAGGAGCAATTAGACAAGGAATTACACGTGCTTTAATTGAATTTGATAGTACTTTTTTAAAAATTTTAAAAAAATTAGGTTTTGTGACTCGTGATTCTCGTCAGGTAGAAAGAAAAAAAGTTGGATTTAGAAAAGCTAGACGTAGACCGCAATTTTCTAAAAGATAA
- the rplM gene encoding 50S ribosomal protein L13: protein MKSFSASKKDFVRNWYYVDATGKILGRLSSVIAHYLRGKHKSIYTPNIDVGDYIIVINSSKIHVTGKKFKKKLYYYHTGHVGGLRKKKFSDLFLNNSEEIIKKSVYGMLPKGPLGRLIFKKLKVYSKDFHNHQSQKPILLTI from the coding sequence ATAAAAAGTTTTTCAGCATCTAAGAAAGATTTTGTAAGAAATTGGTATTATGTTGATGCGACTGGAAAAATACTAGGACGTTTATCTAGTGTAATTGCACATTATCTTCGTGGAAAGCATAAAAGTATATATACTCCAAATATTGATGTTGGAGATTATATTATCGTAATTAATTCTTCTAAAATTCATGTTACGGGAAAAAAATTTAAAAAAAAATTATATTATTACCATACTGGTCATGTGGGAGGATTAAGAAAAAAGAAATTTTCTGATCTTTTTTTAAATAATTCGGAAGAAATTATTAAAAAATCTGTATATGGAATGTTACCAAAAGGCCCGTTAGGAAGATTAATATTCAAAAAATTAAAAGTATATTCTAAAGATTTTCATAATCATCAATCTCAAAAACCGATTTTACTTACAATTTAA
- a CDS encoding chorismate mutase yields the protein MKNQKNLLKLRKKINRIDKSFLKLLYKRKLISKKIINEKININYPIKDSVREKEIFKKITDKGKKYNLNKKYIKKIFTIIIKNSVKIQNKIYKKKKSKIIKISFLGPKGSYSYLAALKYVKKKIKFSMKSHVKHLLKL from the coding sequence ATGAAAAATCAAAAAAATTTACTTAAATTGAGAAAAAAAATTAATCGTATTGATAAATCTTTTTTAAAATTATTATATAAAAGAAAATTAATTTCAAAAAAAATTATAAATGAAAAAATTAATATTAATTATCCAATAAAAGATTCTGTGCGAGAAAAAGAAATTTTTAAAAAAATTACAGATAAAGGAAAAAAATATAATTTGAATAAAAAATATATAAAAAAAATTTTTACAATCATTATCAAAAATTCAGTAAAAATTCAAAATAAAATTTATAAAAAAAAAAAATCTAAAATTATTAAAATATCTTTTTTAGGTCCTAAAGGATCATATTCTTATCTAGCTGCTTTAAAATATGTTAAAAAAAAAATAAAATTTTCCATGAAGTCCCATGTAAAACATTTACTCAAGTTATAA
- a CDS encoding prephenate dehydratase domain-containing protein has translation MVKYAILPVKNNSSGNIKETNKLLKKNKFFIKKKIIMNINHCLISAQKNSFQNIKLIYSHIEPIKQCQLFIKKFPLWKIKYTNSSSEAIKKISQKKKKYIAAIGNKESCILYNLYIIKKNISNHKKNKTLFYVLKKNH, from the coding sequence ATTGTAAAATATGCTATTTTACCTGTAAAAAATAATTCTTCTGGAAATATTAAAGAAACTAACAAATTATTAAAAAAAAATAAATTTTTTATTAAAAAAAAAATTATAATGAACATTAATCATTGTCTTATTTCAGCACAAAAAAATTCTTTTCAAAATATAAAATTAATTTATAGCCATATAGAACCTATTAAACAATGTCAATTATTTATAAAAAAATTTCCTTTATGGAAAATTAAATACACTAATAGTTCTTCAGAAGCTATAAAAAAAATATCTCAAAAAAAAAAAAAATATATAGCAGCAATAGGAAATAAAGAATCTTGTATACTTTATAATTTATATATTATTAAAAAAAATATTTCTAATCACAAAAAAAATAAAACATTGTTTTATGTATTAAAAAAAAATCATTAA
- the ffh gene encoding signal recognition particle protein: protein MFKNLTKRFKRIIKNISNRGRITEKNIKETLRKIRIALLEADVSLIVITKFIKKIKKKCIGKVINNSLTPGQEFIKIVKHELIEIIGNKNHSIKILPKKLSIFLIIGLQGAGKTTSIGKLSKVFRDKFKKKVLVTSTDIYRPAAIKQLKIIASKIQIDVFKSNNSEIPIDISKKAIEYAKIKKYDILIIDTSGRLHINTKLMKEIQNLHKYINPIETIFVIDSMIGQDSINIIKKFQKFILITSIFLTKLDSNARCGVALSIKYLTDIPIKFIGNGEKVDDIELFNAKNIASKILGMENILSEIQSIEQKLDKNYINKLNTQIKDYNSFNLNDFLKQIYQIKKIGNIQFLLKKLPISSDIKNNILFQMNDSMILKIESIIKSMTIKERNYPNIIKISRKKRIALGSGTTIQDINKLLKQFKSIKKIMKKIKNIGFIKLFNKIKQMIL, encoded by the coding sequence ATGTTTAAAAACCTAACTAAGCGTTTTAAAAGAATTATAAAAAATATTTCTAATAGAGGACGAATTACAGAAAAAAATATTAAAGAAACATTGAGAAAAATAAGAATTGCATTACTAGAAGCAGATGTATCTTTGATAGTTATTACAAAATTTATTAAAAAAATTAAAAAAAAATGTATTGGTAAAGTTATAAATAATTCTTTAACACCTGGACAAGAATTTATAAAAATTGTTAAGCATGAATTGATAGAAATAATTGGAAATAAAAATCATTCTATAAAAATCTTGCCAAAAAAATTATCTATTTTTTTAATTATAGGATTACAAGGAGCAGGAAAAACTACAAGTATTGGAAAACTATCTAAAGTATTTCGAGATAAATTTAAAAAAAAAGTTTTAGTAACGTCTACAGATATATATAGACCTGCTGCCATTAAACAATTAAAAATTATTGCTTCTAAAATTCAAATTGATGTTTTTAAATCTAACAATTCAGAAATACCAATAGATATTTCAAAAAAAGCTATAGAATATGCTAAAATAAAAAAATACGATATTTTAATTATAGATACTTCTGGACGATTACATATTAATACAAAATTAATGAAAGAAATACAAAATTTGCATAAATATATTAATCCTATAGAAACAATTTTTGTAATTGATTCAATGATTGGTCAAGATTCTATTAATATAATTAAAAAATTTCAAAAATTTATTTTAATCACAAGCATTTTTTTAACTAAATTAGACTCAAATGCAAGATGTGGAGTTGCATTATCAATAAAATATTTAACGGATATTCCAATTAAATTTATTGGTAATGGAGAAAAAGTGGATGATATCGAACTTTTTAATGCAAAAAATATTGCTTCTAAGATTTTAGGCATGGAAAATATTTTATCTGAAATTCAATCTATAGAACAAAAACTTGATAAAAATTATATTAATAAATTAAATACACAAATTAAAGATTATAATTCATTTAATTTAAACGATTTTTTAAAACAAATATATCAAATAAAAAAAATCGGAAATATTCAGTTTTTATTAAAAAAATTACCAATTAGTTCTGATATTAAAAATAATATTTTATTTCAAATGAATGATTCTATGATATTAAAAATAGAATCAATAATTAAGTCTATGACCATAAAAGAAAGAAATTATCCTAATATTATTAAAATATCGAGAAAAAAAAGAATTGCATTAGGTTCTGGAACAACCATACAAGATATAAATAAACTTTTAAAACAATTTAAATCTATAAAAAAAATTATGAAAAAAATAAAAAATATTGGATTTATAAAACTATTTAATAAAATTAAACAAATGATTTTATAA
- the rpsP gene encoding 30S ribosomal protein S16, producing the protein MVKIRLSRHGSNKKPFYQIIVTDSRSARNGRFIEKIGFFDPICKNKLNSCKINLDKLKYWIQKGGQTSKRVKKIMKIYIK; encoded by the coding sequence ATGGTGAAAATAAGATTATCTAGACACGGATCTAATAAAAAACCTTTTTATCAAATTATTGTTACTGATAGTAGATCAGCAAGAAATGGTCGTTTTATTGAAAAAATAGGTTTTTTTGATCCAATTTGTAAAAATAAATTAAATTCATGTAAAATTAATCTAGATAAATTAAAATATTGGATTCAAAAAGGCGGACAAACTTCTAAAAGAGTAAAAAAAATAATGAAAATATATATTAAATAA
- the rimM gene encoding ribosome maturation factor RimM (Essential for efficient processing of 16S rRNA), with amino-acid sequence MINKHLNQIIIGKICSPYGILGWNKMFSFTENKKSIFKYNPLFYCKKNIIYSLKIIQWKTIKNYFLIKIQNINNRNKASSFKNINIFIYSEQIKKKNNEYLWREILSCQVFNINKNFLGIVINIIRTHTNDILVIKKNDYKEILIPFVKKKIIKTINIKKKIILVNWRE; translated from the coding sequence ATGATTAATAAACATTTAAATCAAATCATTATAGGTAAAATTTGTTCACCTTATGGAATTTTAGGATGGAATAAAATGTTTTCTTTTACTGAAAACAAAAAATCTATCTTTAAATATAATCCTTTATTTTATTGTAAAAAAAATATTATATATTCTTTAAAAATTATTCAATGGAAAACTATAAAAAATTATTTTCTAATAAAAATTCAAAATATAAATAATCGAAATAAAGCTTCTTCATTTAAAAATATAAATATATTTATTTATTCTGAACAAATCAAAAAAAAAAATAATGAGTATCTTTGGAGAGAAATTCTTTCATGTCAAGTTTTTAATATAAATAAAAATTTTTTAGGAATAGTAATAAATATTATTAGAACACATACAAATGATATTTTAGTAATTAAAAAAAATGACTATAAAGAAATATTAATTCCTTTTGTAAAAAAAAAAATTATTAAAACAATTAATATTAAAAAAAAAATAATTCTAGTTAATTGGAGAGAATAG
- the rplS gene encoding 50S ribosomal protein L19: protein MNNILNIIEKRQIKKDIPKFRSGDTIEVQVWVIEGTKKRLQSFEGIVISIKNRFLQSSFCVRKISNGEGVERVFQTHSKNIEKIFIKRKGFVRKSKLYYLRKKFGKSARIKEKI from the coding sequence ATGAATAATATATTAAATATTATAGAAAAAAGACAAATAAAAAAAGATATACCAAAATTTCGCTCAGGAGATACAATAGAAGTACAAGTTTGGGTGATAGAAGGCACTAAAAAACGTTTACAATCTTTTGAAGGAATTGTTATTTCTATTAAAAATAGATTTTTACAATCATCTTTTTGTGTTAGAAAAATATCAAATGGTGAAGGAGTAGAAAGAGTTTTTCAAACTCATTCTAAAAATATTGAAAAAATATTTATCAAACGTAAAGGTTTTGTTAGAAAATCTAAATTATATTATTTACGTAAAAAATTTGGTAAATCTGCAAGAATTAAAGAAAAAATTTAA
- the tldD gene encoding metalloprotease TldD — translation MNFNTVINNILLKNNISIEDIFSILSDLSKKTIDYSDIYFQLKLSESWILENKIIKNGTYDVDTGIGLRAIYNQMNGFAYTNQINLTGLKKITNLVQNILKNKERQKNKNFIYNSNKSFYRSENPLNSLTNKEKLNILRQVDEIARRYDSRISQVNACLSGTYENILVASTDGVLSTDIRPLVSLSIYILSEDHGKREIGTNGGGVRSTYQYFLKKNKNGFLNLENLTKEAARISILNLNSKKAPSGSFPVVLGSGFPGVLLHEAVGHGLEGDFNRKNLSIYSNKINKKVASNLCTIVDDGTKKYSKGSISIDDEGTPGKYNVLVEKGILKKYLQDKFNAHLMNTISTGNGRRESYAYLPLPRMTNTYMLSGKSTISEIIESVDYGIYAVNFSGGQVDITSGEFVFSTSEAYLIKQGKIIYPIKEATLIGSGIEIMKKISMVGNDLKMDNGTGLCSKEGQNISVSVGQPTIKIDSLTIGGTN, via the coding sequence ATGAATTTTAATACAGTGATAAATAATATATTATTAAAAAATAATATTAGTATAGAAGATATTTTTTCTATATTATCTGATTTATCTAAGAAAACTATAGATTATTCTGATATATATTTTCAATTAAAATTAAGTGAATCATGGATATTAGAAAACAAAATTATTAAAAATGGAACATATGATGTTGATACAGGAATAGGATTACGAGCAATTTATAATCAAATGAATGGCTTTGCTTATACAAATCAAATAAATTTAACTGGATTAAAAAAAATTACAAATCTAGTACAAAATATTTTAAAAAATAAAGAACGTCAAAAAAATAAAAATTTTATTTATAATTCGAATAAATCTTTTTATAGATCTGAAAATCCTTTAAATTCTTTAACAAATAAAGAAAAATTAAATATTTTACGTCAAGTAGATGAAATTGCTCGTAGATATGATTCAAGAATTTCTCAAGTAAACGCATGTTTATCTGGAACATATGAAAATATATTAGTTGCATCTACGGATGGTGTTTTATCTACAGATATTAGACCTTTAGTATCTCTTTCTATTTATATTTTATCTGAAGATCATGGAAAACGTGAAATTGGAACTAATGGAGGAGGTGTTAGAAGTACATATCAATATTTTTTAAAAAAAAATAAAAATGGTTTTTTAAATTTAGAAAATTTAACGAAAGAAGCAGCTAGAATTTCTATTTTAAATTTAAATTCCAAAAAAGCTCCTTCAGGTTCATTTCCTGTAGTATTAGGTTCAGGATTTCCAGGAGTATTATTACATGAAGCTGTGGGTCATGGGTTAGAAGGTGATTTTAATCGTAAAAATTTATCTATATATAGTAATAAAATAAATAAAAAAGTAGCTTCTAATTTATGTACAATAGTTGATGATGGTACAAAAAAATATTCTAAAGGTTCTATATCAATTGATGATGAAGGAACTCCAGGTAAATACAATGTTTTAGTAGAAAAAGGTATTTTAAAAAAATATTTACAAGATAAATTTAATGCGCACCTTATGAATACAATTTCAACAGGAAATGGGAGAAGAGAATCTTATGCATATCTTCCTTTACCTCGTATGACTAACACATATATGCTTTCTGGAAAATCTACTATATCAGAAATTATAGAAAGTGTAGATTATGGAATATATGCAGTTAATTTTAGTGGAGGTCAAGTTGATATTACTTCTGGAGAATTCGTTTTTTCTACATCTGAAGCATATTTAATTAAACAAGGAAAAATTATTTATCCAATTAAAGAAGCAACTTTGATTGGTTCTGGAATAGAAATTATGAAAAAAATATCCATGGTTGGAAATGATTTGAAAATGGATAATGGCACTGGTCTATGTTCTAAAGAAGGACAAAATATTTCTGTTTCTGTAGGTCAACCAACTATTAAAATAGATTCTTTAACTATAGGAGGAACAAATTAA
- the aroQ gene encoding type II 3-dehydroquinate dehydratase, giving the protein MQNKFNILLINGPNLNLLGSREKKIYGNISLLKLVKNLKKYAQKYYIKISHIQSNAEHVLIDEIHRAKKKINYIIINAAAFTHTSIALRDALLAVNIPFIEVHISNIYSRENFRSHSWISDISNGVICGLGIDGYKWALKTAIQRLYKKI; this is encoded by the coding sequence ATGCAAAATAAATTTAATATATTATTAATTAATGGACCAAATTTAAATCTTTTAGGATCTAGAGAAAAAAAAATTTATGGGAATATATCTTTATTAAAATTAGTCAAAAATTTAAAAAAATATGCTCAAAAATATTATATAAAAATTAGTCATATACAATCTAATGCGGAACATGTATTAATTGATGAAATACATCGTGCAAAAAAAAAAATTAATTATATAATCATTAATGCTGCTGCTTTTACACATACTAGTATTGCTTTAAGAGACGCTTTATTAGCTGTAAATATTCCATTTATCGAAGTACATATATCTAATATTTATTCTCGAGAAAATTTTCGTTCACATTCATGGATTTCAGACATTTCTAATGGAGTTATCTGTGGATTAGGTATAGACGGTTATAAATGGGCATTAAAAACAGCAATTCAAAGATTATATAAAAAAATATAA